Proteins encoded in a region of the Streptomyces sp. NBC_00310 genome:
- a CDS encoding Gfo/Idh/MocA family protein has product MGQPQQPDQAEAEESGAAGSDAGAGRRAGGGIVAGGGGGPAQGEARTGTTTGVRTRAGAGLAGGPDKPSLRVGMVGYSFMGAAHSQGWRTAGRVFDLPLSPVLAAVCGRDADAVRAMADRHGWAGTETDWRELIARDDIDLVDICTPGDSHAEIALAALAAGKHVLCEKPLANTVAEAEAMATAAEEAYTRGRLAMVGFNYRRVPATALARRMVAEGRLGALRHVRVTYLQDWLVDPEFPLTWRLRKESAGSGALGDLGAHIVDLAQYLAGEPVTGVSALMETFVRERPLPAGASSGLASSGGTAGRGAVTVDDTALFTGRFASGAVASFEATRFATGRKNALRIELNGERGSLAFDLERLNELAFHDHTEPAAHAGFRRILVTEPDHPYLDAWWPPGHGLGYEHTFVHQARDLVHAVAAGSRPEPSFADGLQVQRVLAAVEESAEKNSVYTPTHTPTTV; this is encoded by the coding sequence ATGGGACAGCCGCAACAGCCCGACCAGGCCGAGGCGGAGGAGTCAGGAGCCGCGGGGTCGGACGCCGGGGCAGGTCGCAGGGCTGGAGGCGGGATCGTGGCAGGCGGCGGGGGCGGGCCGGCCCAGGGCGAAGCCCGGACCGGGACGACGACCGGTGTCCGTACCCGTGCCGGGGCCGGGCTCGCCGGTGGGCCGGACAAGCCGTCGTTGCGGGTCGGGATGGTCGGGTACTCCTTCATGGGGGCCGCGCACTCGCAGGGGTGGCGTACGGCGGGGCGGGTCTTCGACCTGCCGCTCAGTCCGGTGCTCGCCGCCGTGTGCGGGCGGGACGCGGACGCGGTGCGGGCCATGGCGGACCGGCACGGGTGGGCCGGGACGGAGACCGACTGGCGGGAGCTGATCGCCCGGGACGACATCGACCTCGTCGACATCTGCACCCCCGGGGACAGCCACGCCGAGATCGCCCTCGCCGCGCTGGCCGCCGGCAAGCACGTGCTCTGCGAGAAGCCCCTCGCCAACACGGTCGCGGAGGCGGAGGCCATGGCGACGGCGGCCGAAGAGGCGTACACGCGCGGCAGGTTGGCCATGGTCGGCTTCAACTACCGCCGTGTCCCCGCCACCGCGCTCGCCCGCCGCATGGTCGCCGAGGGCCGACTGGGCGCCCTGCGGCATGTGCGGGTGACGTACCTTCAGGACTGGCTGGTGGACCCGGAGTTCCCCCTCACCTGGCGGCTGCGCAAGGAGTCCGCCGGCTCCGGAGCGCTCGGCGACCTGGGCGCCCACATCGTCGACCTCGCGCAGTACCTGGCCGGAGAGCCGGTGACGGGCGTGTCCGCGCTGATGGAGACCTTCGTACGCGAACGGCCGCTGCCCGCAGGTGCGTCCAGCGGTCTGGCGTCCTCCGGCGGCACGGCCGGACGGGGCGCGGTCACCGTGGACGACACGGCCCTGTTCACCGGCCGCTTCGCCTCCGGCGCCGTCGCGTCCTTCGAGGCGACCCGCTTCGCCACCGGCCGCAAGAACGCCCTGCGCATCGAACTCAACGGCGAGCGCGGCTCGTTGGCCTTCGACCTGGAACGGCTCAACGAACTCGCCTTCCACGACCACACCGAACCCGCCGCCCACGCGGGCTTCCGCCGCATCCTGGTCACCGAGCCCGATCACCCCTACCTGGACGCCTGGTGGCCGCCGGGGCACGGCCTCGGCTACGAGCACACCTTCGTCCACCAGGCGCGCGACCTCGTGCACGCCGTCGCGGCAGGGAGCAGGCCCGAGCCGTCCTTCGCCGACGGGCTCCAGGTGCAGCGCGTCCTCGCGGCGGTCGAGGAGAGCGCCGAGAAGAACTCCGTCTACACACCGACCCACACCCCCACCACGGTCTGA
- a CDS encoding sugar phosphate isomerase/epimerase family protein translates to MPRDFTLFTGQWADLPLEEVCRLARDFGYDGLELACWGDHFEVDKALADSSYLDSRHQLLEKYGLKCWAISNHLVGQAVCDAIIDERHRAILPARIWGDGEPEGVRQRAAVEMADTARAAAAFGVDTVIGFTGSAIWHLVAMFPPAPESMIERGYDDFAMRWNPILDVFDAQGVRFAHEVHPSEIAYDYWTTQRALEAVDRRPAFGLNFDPSHFVWQDLDPVGFLWDFRDRIYHVDCKEARKRLDGRNGRLGSHLPWGDPRRGWDFVSAGHGDVPWEDVFRMLRSIDYRGPISVEWEDAGMDRLQGAPEALTRLKAFDFEPPTAAFDAAFGGND, encoded by the coding sequence ATGCCGCGCGACTTCACGCTCTTCACCGGCCAGTGGGCCGACCTGCCCCTCGAAGAGGTCTGCCGCCTCGCCCGCGACTTCGGCTACGACGGCCTCGAACTCGCCTGCTGGGGCGACCACTTCGAGGTCGACAAGGCCCTCGCCGACTCGTCGTACCTGGACTCCCGTCACCAACTTCTGGAGAAGTACGGCCTGAAGTGCTGGGCCATCTCCAACCACCTGGTGGGACAGGCCGTCTGCGACGCCATCATCGACGAACGCCACCGGGCCATCCTGCCCGCCCGCATCTGGGGCGACGGCGAACCCGAGGGCGTACGGCAGCGGGCGGCCGTCGAGATGGCCGACACCGCGCGGGCCGCCGCCGCCTTCGGCGTCGACACCGTCATCGGCTTCACCGGCTCCGCCATCTGGCACCTGGTCGCCATGTTCCCGCCCGCCCCGGAGTCGATGATCGAGCGCGGCTACGACGACTTCGCGATGCGCTGGAACCCGATCCTCGACGTCTTCGACGCCCAGGGTGTGCGGTTCGCCCACGAGGTCCACCCGAGCGAGATCGCCTACGACTACTGGACGACCCAGCGCGCTCTGGAGGCGGTGGACCGGCGCCCGGCGTTCGGCCTGAACTTCGACCCCTCGCACTTCGTGTGGCAGGACCTCGACCCGGTCGGCTTCCTTTGGGACTTCCGCGACCGGATCTACCACGTCGACTGCAAGGAGGCCCGCAAGCGCCTCGACGGCCGCAACGGCCGCCTCGGCTCGCACCTGCCCTGGGGCGACCCGCGCCGCGGCTGGGACTTCGTATCGGCCGGCCACGGCGACGTCCCCTGGGAGGACGTCTTCCGGATGCTCCGCTCGATCGACTACCGGGGACCGATCTCCGTCGAGTGGGAGGACGCCGGCATGGACCGGCTCCAGGGCGCACCCGAGGCCCTGACCCGCCTCAAGGCGTTCGACTTCGAACCGCCGACGGCCGCCTTCGACGCGGCGTTCGGCGGCAACGACTAG
- a CDS encoding PQQ-dependent sugar dehydrogenase: MHPYDDDRHPTSIRRRRRLRGPIALLSGLLLAGASLSLTAPAAGAADADPKSAAAAAAEDFQQVTLAKGEPEVGEPMSLAVLPDRSVLHTSRDGELRLTDTAGNTRLAGKLDVYSHDEEGLQGIGVDPGFADNRFIYLYYAPPLNTPAGDAPETGTAADFAPFDGVNRLSRFVLKTDGTLDKASETKVLDVPASRGICCHVGGDIDFDAAGNLYLSTGDDSNPFQSDGFTPIDERSNRNPAFDAQRTSGNTNDLRGKILRIKVNADGSYAVPDGNLFAPGTDKTRPEIYAMGFRNPFRFSVDKETGVLYVGEYGPDAGAANASRGPAGQVEFARVTKPGNFGWPYCTGKNDAYVDYDFDTGTSGAAFDCAAPKNTSPNNTGLTDLPPAEPAWIPYDGASVPEFGDGSESPMGGPVYHYDAALDSPVKFPQAYDGDFFAGEFGRRWIKRITSDADGTVQSIANVPWTGTQIMDMAFGPDGALYVLDYGISWFGGDEHSALYRIENATDGHSPVAQAAADRTSGQAKLKVRFSSAGTSDADGDALTYSWDFGDGGTSTAANPTHTYKKNGTYTATVTAKDTSGRTGSASVQIVVGNTAPKVELQLPADGQLFAFGDAVPFKVRVSDPEDGRPIDCSKVKVTFVLGHDSHGHPVTSANGCTGTIQTSADGGHDENANIFGVFDAEYTDGGGGGQAPLTTHDQNVVQPTHRQAEHYNDSSGIVVQAKDTAHGGKTVGDISGGDWISFEPYVLSDATKITARVSSGGAGGRLEVRAGSPTGRVLGSATVPVTGGWENFQDVTADLSRAPRGTTTLYLVFKGSGSGGLFDVDDFTFTKR; this comes from the coding sequence GTGCACCCGTACGACGACGACAGACACCCCACCAGCATCCGCAGACGCCGCAGGCTGCGCGGGCCGATCGCACTGCTGAGCGGTCTGCTGCTCGCGGGCGCCTCGCTCTCGCTCACCGCGCCCGCCGCGGGCGCGGCCGACGCCGACCCGAAGTCCGCCGCTGCCGCCGCGGCCGAGGACTTCCAGCAGGTCACCCTAGCCAAGGGTGAACCGGAGGTCGGCGAGCCCATGTCGCTCGCCGTCCTCCCGGACCGGTCGGTCCTGCACACCTCGCGCGACGGCGAACTGCGTCTGACCGACACGGCGGGCAACACCAGGCTCGCCGGCAAGCTCGACGTGTACAGCCACGACGAGGAGGGTCTCCAGGGCATCGGTGTCGACCCGGGTTTCGCCGACAACCGGTTCATCTACCTGTACTACGCGCCCCCGTTGAACACCCCGGCCGGTGACGCCCCCGAGACCGGAACGGCCGCCGACTTCGCGCCCTTCGACGGCGTCAACCGGCTCTCCCGCTTCGTCCTGAAGACCGACGGCACCCTCGACAAGGCCAGCGAGACGAAGGTCCTCGACGTCCCGGCCTCCCGGGGCATCTGCTGCCACGTCGGCGGCGACATCGACTTCGACGCGGCGGGCAACCTGTACCTGTCGACGGGCGACGACAGCAACCCGTTCCAGTCGGACGGCTTCACCCCCATCGACGAGCGGTCCAACCGCAACCCGGCCTTCGACGCCCAGCGCACCTCCGGCAACACCAACGACCTGCGCGGCAAGATCCTGCGCATCAAGGTGAACGCCGACGGCTCGTACGCCGTCCCCGACGGCAACCTCTTCGCGCCGGGCACGGACAAGACGCGCCCCGAGATCTACGCGATGGGCTTCCGCAACCCGTTCCGCTTCAGCGTCGACAAGGAGACCGGCGTCCTCTACGTCGGCGAGTACGGCCCCGACGCGGGCGCCGCCAACGCCTCGCGCGGCCCGGCCGGACAGGTCGAGTTCGCCCGCGTGACCAAGCCCGGCAACTTCGGCTGGCCGTACTGCACCGGCAAGAACGACGCCTACGTCGACTACGACTTCGACACCGGCACCTCGGGCGCGGCCTTCGACTGCGCGGCCCCGAAGAACACCTCGCCGAACAACACCGGCCTCACCGACCTGCCGCCCGCCGAGCCCGCCTGGATCCCCTACGACGGGGCCTCCGTCCCGGAGTTCGGCGACGGCTCCGAGTCCCCGATGGGCGGCCCGGTCTACCACTACGACGCCGCGCTCGACTCCCCGGTGAAGTTCCCGCAGGCGTACGACGGCGACTTCTTCGCCGGTGAGTTCGGCCGTCGCTGGATCAAGCGGATCACGAGCGACGCCGACGGCACCGTGCAGTCGATCGCCAACGTGCCCTGGACCGGCACCCAAATCATGGACATGGCCTTCGGCCCGGACGGCGCGCTGTACGTCCTCGACTACGGCATCTCCTGGTTCGGCGGCGACGAGCACTCGGCCCTGTACCGCATAGAGAACGCCACCGACGGCCACTCCCCGGTCGCCCAGGCCGCCGCCGACCGCACGTCGGGCCAGGCGAAGCTGAAGGTCCGCTTCTCCTCCGCCGGCACGAGCGACGCCGACGGTGACGCGCTCACCTACAGCTGGGACTTCGGCGACGGCGGCACGTCCACGGCGGCGAACCCGACGCACACCTACAAGAAGAACGGCACCTACACGGCGACGGTGACCGCGAAGGACACCTCGGGCCGTACCGGCAGCGCGAGCGTGCAGATCGTGGTCGGCAACACCGCGCCCAAGGTCGAGCTGCAACTCCCGGCGGACGGGCAGCTGTTCGCCTTCGGTGACGCCGTGCCGTTCAAGGTGAGGGTCAGCGACCCGGAGGACGGTCGGCCGATCGACTGCTCCAAGGTCAAGGTCACCTTCGTCCTCGGCCACGACAGCCACGGCCACCCCGTGACCTCCGCCAACGGCTGCACCGGCACCATCCAGACCAGCGCCGACGGCGGCCACGACGAGAACGCCAACATCTTCGGGGTCTTCGACGCCGAGTACACCGACGGAGGAGGCGGCGGCCAGGCCCCGCTGACCACCCACGACCAGAACGTCGTCCAGCCCACCCACCGCCAGGCCGAGCACTACAACGACTCCTCGGGCATCGTGGTGCAGGCGAAGGACACGGCCCACGGCGGCAAGACGGTCGGCGACATCTCGGGCGGCGACTGGATCTCCTTCGAGCCGTACGTCCTGTCCGACGCCACGAAGATCACCGCACGCGTCTCCTCCGGGGGCGCCGGCGGCAGGCTGGAGGTCCGCGCGGGCTCTCCGACCGGCCGGGTCCTCGGCAGCGCGACCGTGCCGGTGACCGGCGGCTGGGAGAACTTCCAGGACGTCACCGCCGACCTGTCCCGTGCCCCGCGCGGCACCACCACGCTGTACCTGGTGTTCAAGGGGAGCGGCTCCGGCGGCCTGTTCGACGTGGACGACTTCACCTTCACGAAGCGGTGA
- a CDS encoding ThuA domain-containing protein: MPTNGRVWAALGGAALLIGCVSGPAVSDEAGGSGGHGDERRVLVFSKTAGFRHDSIPEGVAAVRELGAAHGFAVDATEDAGAFTARNLGRYDAVVFLSTTGDVLDPAQQGAFERYIKRGGAYVGVHAAADTEYDWAFYGGLAGAYFQGHPAIQPATVDVEDHAHPATAGLGATWNRTDEWYNYRSNPRERAHVLASLDESSYSGGTMNGDHPIAWCQDYQGGRAFYTGGGHTKESFAEPAFRQHLLGGIRWAIGEARADCRPENGYRPLFDGTRASLDGWRQAGPGSFTLDDDGTITSSGGMGMLWYADRSFGAYSLKLDWRMSGASGDDNSGVFVGFPPSDDPWSAVNNGYEVQIDATDVPERTTGSVYGFRSADIRKRDRALNPPGEWNTYEIRVEGERLRVWLNGVKINDFTNTDPARSLRDGHFGIQNHGADDQVSFRDIRIKELPARAAAASAAAAARTPGD, encoded by the coding sequence ATGCCGACGAACGGACGTGTGTGGGCCGCGCTGGGTGGCGCCGCCCTGCTGATCGGATGCGTGTCGGGACCGGCCGTGTCCGATGAGGCGGGCGGCTCCGGGGGCCACGGGGACGAGCGCCGGGTGCTCGTGTTCTCCAAGACCGCCGGGTTCCGGCACGATTCGATCCCCGAGGGCGTCGCGGCCGTACGGGAACTGGGCGCCGCCCACGGCTTCGCGGTCGACGCCACGGAGGACGCCGGCGCCTTCACCGCCCGCAACCTCGGGCGCTACGACGCCGTGGTGTTCCTGTCGACGACCGGTGACGTCCTCGACCCGGCCCAACAGGGCGCGTTCGAGCGGTACATCAAACGCGGGGGCGCCTATGTCGGCGTCCACGCGGCCGCCGACACCGAGTACGACTGGGCCTTCTACGGCGGACTCGCGGGCGCGTACTTCCAGGGGCACCCCGCGATCCAGCCCGCGACGGTCGACGTCGAGGACCACGCCCACCCGGCCACCGCCGGTCTGGGCGCGACCTGGAACCGCACGGACGAGTGGTACAACTACCGCTCCAACCCCCGTGAGCGGGCCCATGTCCTCGCCTCGCTCGACGAGTCGTCGTACAGCGGCGGCACCATGAACGGCGACCATCCGATCGCCTGGTGCCAGGACTACCAGGGCGGCCGCGCCTTCTACACCGGCGGCGGCCACACCAAGGAGTCCTTCGCCGAACCCGCCTTCCGGCAGCACCTGTTGGGCGGCATCCGGTGGGCGATCGGCGAGGCCCGGGCCGACTGCCGGCCGGAGAACGGCTACCGGCCGTTGTTCGACGGCACGCGGGCCTCGCTGGACGGCTGGCGGCAGGCGGGCCCGGGCTCCTTCACCCTGGACGACGACGGCACGATCACGTCGTCCGGCGGGATGGGCATGCTCTGGTACGCGGACCGGAGCTTCGGGGCCTACTCCCTGAAGCTCGACTGGAGGATGTCCGGCGCCTCGGGCGACGACAACTCCGGTGTGTTCGTGGGCTTCCCGCCCTCGGACGACCCCTGGTCGGCCGTGAACAACGGCTACGAGGTCCAGATCGACGCCACGGACGTACCCGAGAGGACCACCGGGTCCGTCTACGGCTTCCGGTCCGCCGACATCAGGAAGCGCGACCGCGCCCTGAACCCGCCGGGGGAGTGGAACACGTACGAGATCCGCGTGGAGGGCGAGCGCCTCCGCGTCTGGCTCAACGGCGTGAAGATCAACGACTTCACCAACACCGATCCGGCACGGAGCCTGCGCGACGGTCACTTCGGCATCCAGAACCACGGGGCCGACGACCAGGTGTCCTTCCGCGACATCCGGATCAAGGAACTGCCCGCGCGGGCCGCCGCCGCATCGGCTGCGGCGGCGGCCCGGACTCCGGGCGACTGA